Genomic window (Spirochaetaceae bacterium):
TGGAGTCCAATCCACCCACTGCGTGCCATTCAGCACGCCGGGACCAACAACGAAGGGATTGTCCGGAAGCCGCTCGGCAACCGGTGGAAGCTCACCGGCCGCGACCAGGCGCGCGAGCATCGGCGCCTCCTTGAATTCCCCAAAACCGAGGGGCGCTGCTAGCAGCGCAACGAGAAGCGCAACGACTATCTTTCCTGGAAAAGTTTTCATCTTCCATCTCCTTTGGTGAGCGTATCGGGCTCCCTGGATTATATGATAACTCAACGATTCCCGTCAAGCCCCCGCCGTGACCGGCTATTCAGGTCAGCCTTTCAGGGAGCCTATCATGACCCCCTTGATGAAGTGCTTCTGTACGAACGGGTAGATGCACAGCACCGGCACGCTGGCCACGATGATGATGGCGAACTTGATCAGCTCCATCAACCCGAGCCGGCCCTCGTCGATCAGCGCCGCGTCCAGATCCTGCATCATGTCGGTGTCGATGTCGTTGATGATCAGCACCTGGCGCAGGAAGAGCTGCAGCGGAAACAGGTTCTGGTCGTGCAGGTAGAGCAGCGCGGGGAAGTAGGAGTTCCAGTGCCCGACCGCGTAGAACAGCACGTTCACCGCGGTGATGGCGCCCGACAGCGGGATCACTACCCGCCACACGAACGAGAAGTCGCTGGCGCCGTCGATCTTGGCGGCCTCCAGCAGCTCGCTCGGCACGTAGGACTGGTAGTAGGTGCGGGTGATGATCACGTTCCACACCGCCATCGCGCTCGGCAGCAGCATCGCCCAGCGGGTGTTCATGATGCCCAGCTTCTGGATCAGCACGTAGACCGGGATCAGCCCGCCGTGGAACAGCAGGGTGAAGGTCATCAGGAACATGATGAAGCCGCGCCCGGCCATGTCGCGCCGCGACAGCGGATAGGCGGCCAGGATCGTCAGCACCACGTTGATGGCGGTGCCCGCCACCGTGTACACCAGCGTGTTGGCGTAGCCGATCCAGGTCTTCGAGTAATTGATCACGGCCCGGTAGCCGTCCAGCGACAGGTCGACCGGCCACAGCCACACGTGCCCGCTCAGCACCGCCTTCACCGAGCTGAACGACGAGCTGACGATGTACACCAGCGGATACAGCACGATCAGCAGCGCGAACGCCAGGAACAGGTGGTTGAACAGCGAGTAGACGCGGTCGCCGTGCGACAGGCGGATGCCGCGCCGTGCGGCAGATTGCGGGTCGCGCCGGTCGTGCTGGTCGGCGATCATGCTCCCGCCCCTACCACAGGCTGGTGCCGCTGACCCGCCGCGCCAGGGCGTTCACCGCCACCAGCAGGACCAGGTTGACCACCGAGTTGAACAGCCCCACCGCCGCCGCGTAGGAGAAGTTGGGCGGCTGCCAGGCGATGCCGCGCTTGTAGACGAAGGTCTGGATCACCTCGCTGGTTTCCAGGTTCATGGTGTTCTGCAGCAGGAACACCTTCTCGAAACCGACGCTCATCAGGTTGCCGACGTTGAGGATCAGCAGGATGATCGCGGTGGGCATGATGGCGGGCAGGTCGATGTGCCAGTTGCGCTGCAGCATGCCGGCGCCGTCCACGATCGCCGCCTCGTGCAACTCCGGCGACACCGAGGCCAGCGCGGCCAGGAAGATGATCGACGCGTAGCCCGCCTGCTGCCAGATGCCGGAGAACACGTAGATGGTCTGGAACCACTCCGGTCGCCCCATGAAGCCGATCGGCTGCAGCCCGAACGCGGCGATGAACTTGTTGACGATGCCCACGTTCGGCGACAGGAACTGGATGATCATGCCGCACATCACCACCGTGGAGATGAAGTGCGGCGCGTAGGTGACGAGTTGCACCGTCTTCTTGAAGCCCCGCGCCTGGCTGTTGTTGAGCGCGATCGCCAGGATGATCGGCACCGGGAACCCGGCCACCAGCGAGTAGGCGCTGATGCTGATGGTGTTGCGCACGATGCGCTGGAACTGGAACGACTTGAAGAACGCGACGAAGTGATCGAAGCCGATCCACTCGCTGCCCCAGATGCCGAGCGCTGCGCGGTACTTCTTGAACGCCAGTTGCGCCCCGTACATCGGGAAGTAGTGGAAGACGACCAGGTACACCAGCGGCAGCGCCACCAGCACGTAGAGCTGCCAGTTGTGGGCCAGCGTCTTGCGCAACCGGGCGGCAAGCGGACGCCTGCCGGCCAGCGGCTCGGCCAACGCCGTATCCCCCGGGCTTCGTGTCGCCGTCATCTCGCTTGCCGGAGAGCGTGCCACATCGCCGCCGCTCTGGCCAGCATGCCGCGCTTGGCCGGGGAGCATCGCCCCCGCCAAGGCCCGACGCGCGTAATTCGACGCGTTGGTAGCTCACCGGTAGCGATGCGGACAGTGGCACAGCGGACGTTGGCGGATCGGGTAGAAAACGTATCCCGATTCAGAATGAATACTTACCGGTCGAGCGCGCCGCCGGGCAGTGATCGCGTGCATGTGGGGACGGTCGGCAGGTTTCCCGGTAAGGTAGGAGCCGCGCCGTGCCCGGCGGAGGCGGTCGCGGAGTCCGGATCGGGGCGGAGGCGCATCGGGGAGGTTCGGACTTGGGAGATGTCGATCTGTGCCTGCGGTCCGCTACCGAGTTGGCGGCGCTGGTACGCTCGCGCGAGTTGCGCGCCGCCGAACTGCTGGCGGCGCACCTGGAGCAGATCGAGCGGCTCAACCCGCGCGTCAACGCCATCTGCACGCTCGATGCCGAGGGTGCGGCCGCGGCCGCGGCCCGTGTCGACGAAGAGCTGGCGGCCGGGGCGGAGCCGGGGCCGCTGGCCGGGCTGCCGGTCGCGGTCAAGGACCTGGTCGACGTGGCCGGCCTGCCCACCACCCGCGGCTCGCCGCTCTACCGCGATGCCGTAGCCGAGCACGACGACCTGATGGTGGCCCGCATGCGGGCGGCCGGCGCCGTCATCGTGGGCAAGAGCAACGTGCCCGAGTTCGGCGCCGGCTCGCACACCTTCAATACCGTGTTCGGGGTGACCCGCAACCCGTACGACCTGGCGCGGTCGGCCGGCGGCAGCAGCGGGGGCGGCGCCGCGGCGCTGGCCAGCGGCATGGTCGCACTGGCCGACGGCAGCGACTACGGCGGCTCCATCCGCAACCCGCCCAACTTCAACTCCGTGGTGGGTCTGCGCACCACGCCGGGGCGCGTGCCCCGGGTGCCGGCCGGCGCGGCGCCGGGCGGCGACCCGTGGGAGACGCTGAGCGTGACCGGACCGATGGGCCGCACCGTGGCCGATGCCGCCCTGCTGTTGAGCGTGATCGCCGGCCCCGACCGGCGCGATCCGATCTCGATCCTCGAACCGGGAGCCCCGTTCGCCCATGTAGCCGCACGTGACCTCACCGGTTGCCGGGTCGCCTACAGCCGCGATCTGGGCATGCTGCCGGTGGAGCCCGCCGTCACCGATGCGATTGACCGGGCGATCCCCCTGCTCGTCGACCTCGGCTGCATCGTGGAAGAGACGCACCCCGACCTGTCCGGCGGCGCCGAGGCGTTCGACACCATTCGCGCGCTGCGCTTCGCCGCCGACCACGCCGCCACGCTGCGCGACCACCGCGACCAGCTCAAGGACACCGTGATCTGGAATATCGAACGCGGCCTGGCCTTGACCACGGACCAGGTTGTCCGTGCGCACCAGTTGCGCGCCGAGCAGTTCATGCGCATGAGCGCGTTCCTGGAGCGGTTCGAAGTGCTGATCCTGCCGGTGTCCCAGGTGCTGCCGTTCCCGGTCGAGGTGGACTGGCCGCGCTCCGTCAACGGCGTGCCGATGGCCACTTACATCGACTGGATGCAGAGCTGCTCCCTGATCACCATGACCTCCCACCCGGCGCTGTCGCTGCCGTGCGGCTTCACGCCCGAGGGCCTGCCGGTGGGCGCCCAGATCGTCGGCCGGTACCGCGGCGAGGCCGACCTGCTGGCCTTCGCCGCCGCCTGGGAGGCCGCCCTGGCAGTCTCCTCCCGCCGCCCCACCCTCGCGTCCTTGGACAGTCTATTCGGCACGGACCGCGGTCGCATCAAGGTGGTGGGCGACATCATCGAGCCGATCGACGTGGAGTGGGAAGCGCTACGCGAAGACGCAGGAGACGCAGGCGCATGATCCGACCGACCGGGAGGTCGCCGGGGGCGCGCAGGCCGGGTATATTCCTTGGCTATGACAGGTTCAAGCACCGGTAGCCCGCCGGCGCCGGCCGCCGTGCGGCAGTCTCTGCTGGAGGCGATCACCGAGCGCGTGCTGCTCGCCGATGGGGCGATGGGCACGCAACTGCAGCAGGCCGGCCTGGAGCCGGGAGGCTGCGGCGAGATATGGAACGTGGACAACCCCGATCCCGTGCTGGCCATCCAGCGCGCCTACGTGGAGGCGGGATCGGACTGTCTGCTCACCAACACCTTCGGAGCGTGCCGCATCATGCTGGAGCGGCACTCGTTCGACGACCGGGTGGCGCAGATCAACGCCCGCGGGGTGGCGGTGGCGCGCGCGGCGTTCGCCGGCAGGCCGGGCTTCGTGATCGGCGACATCGGGCCGTTCGGCGGGCTGATGGAGCCGTACGGCGACATTGCGCAGGACGCCGTGCGCGACGCGTTCCGCGAGCAGGCGGCGGCGCTGGTCGACGCCGGGGCCGACGCGATCATCGTCGAAACGCAAACCTCGCTGGAGGAGATCGGCCTCGGCATCGCGGCGGCCCGGGAGGCGGGCGCGCCGTGCGTGATCGGGTCTATGGCGTTCGACCTGAACCGCAACGGCAAGGACGTGCGCACCATGATGGGCGTGACGGTGGAACAGGCCGCCGAAGTGCTGCAGGAGGCGGGCGCCGACATCCTGGCGATCAACTGCGGCACCGGCATCGGCATGGCCTGGGCGGCGCGCATCCTGGCGCGCTACCGCTGTGCGTCCGACCTGCCGCTGATGGCCAAGCCCAACAACGGCCTGCCGGAACTGGTCGACATGGAAGTGGTGTACCGGCAGACGCCGGAGGAGATGCTGGTCGGCCTCGACGACGTGCTCGCCGCCGGGGCGCGCATCGTGGGCGGCTGCTGCGGCACCACCGCCGTGCACATCCGTCGCCTCCGCGCCGCGCTCGACGCCCGCACCGCGTAAACCCGCTGCCGGCGGGCGTTATCCGCCACCGGCCACACGCGCGGTGAGCCGGCTCGCGGCGCCACAACGGCGGCCTGGCGAGCGGCGACCGGCGTGCGAGGCCGGTCATCCCTCGGGCCGGCCTCCCTCGGGCCTGTCCGGCACCTCGTTGAGCACCTCGCGCAGCTCCACGGCGACGATTTCGAGTTCCTCCGCGGTGCCCACGGTAAGGCGGATGCAGCGGTCCAGCGGCGGCGCCGGCGGCTTGCGTACGAATACGCCGCGCGCGATGAGCGCCGCCATCACCGCCTCCGCGCGCGGGCGGCTGCCGAGGTCGAAGCACACGAAGTTGGTCGCCGACGGCACGGTCGGCACGCCGAGCGCGCGTCCGAGTTGGTGGTACGCATCGCGGCCTGCAGCCACCCGCCGCGCCACCTCCGATACGAACGCCTGGTCGGCGAGCGCGGCGCGCGCCGCCTCCTGCGCGACACGGCTCACACCGAATTGCAGGCGCAGCCGGTCGAGGCCGGCGCACACCTTCGCAGCGCCGACCGCATACGCCACCCGCGCCCCCGCCATGCCGTGCGCCTTCGAAAACGTGCGCATGGTGACCACGCGCGCATCGCCGGTGAGCAGCCGGCGGGCGGGGGCGGTCGGCGCGTAGTCCACGTAGGCCTCGTCGAGCACCACGATGCAGTTGGCCGGCAGGTCCGCGAGAAACTCGCGCACCGCGGCATCGGGCTGCCACGTGCCGGAGGGATTGTCCGGGTTTGCCAGGTACACCACGGTTGCCCCGCCGCCTCCCGCACCGGCGGCGGCGCGCCGGCGGTCGGCCTCGCTCGCCCGCGCCTGCGCCGCAAGCGCGGCCAGGTCCACGTGGTCGTCGGCGCGGTAGGGCGCGGTGGCGAGCGCTACTCCAAACGTGGCGGCGTGGTATGCGAACGTGGCGTAGGAGCCGCGCGGCATCGCCGCCCGTCCGCCATCGGCGGCGAACGCACGCACCACCAGCGCGAGCAGGTCGTCGATGCCGGCGCCCACCAGTACCTGGTCGGCCCCCACCCCGTGGTGGGCGGCGAGGTCGGCGCGCAGATCGTGGTTCTCGGGGTCGCCGTACCAGGACAGCCGCTCGAGGGCGCCGGCCGCCGCCGCGCGGGCGCGCGGCGACATGCCGAACGCGCTCTCGTTGGCGCCGACGCGGGCGCGGAACCGATGTCCGGTGGAGCGTTCCAGCGCCTCGGGACCGACGAACGGATTGGCCGCGTCCAGACTGGCTACCAGGCGCGTAAACGGCGGCGCTCCGCCCGCCGGACTCCACTGCTCCACGGCGGACATCATCCTACCATGCCCGGCTCGCAATACCGCAACCGGGCCGCCGCACCGCCGCACCGGCGCCACGGCGCCGGACGCCGCCGGCACACCGCGGCGCGCGGTCAGCCGTCCGTCCCGGCGTCCCGCCCGCCTTCCCCGCGCACCTTCTTGATCAGGGTAACGACGTTGCAACCCCCCTCGCGGCGATAATCGACACCGTCCATCATCTGGTGCACCAGGTACAGGCCGAGACCGCCGAGCGCCGTGTCCTCCAGCGAGAGGTCCAGGTCGCGTTCCGGCGCCAGCCCCAGGTCGAACGGCATGCTGTCGTCCACGATCACCACCGCCAGCGCATCTTCCTCCAGGCTCACGATGACCTCGATCCGGTGCGGTCCATCGTCGTCGTATCCGTAGCTGATCGTGTTGGTGAGGATCTCGTCGATCGACAGGTTCAGCGCATAGGACACCCCGGGCGTCAGCTCGTGGGCGGCACAAAACTGGTCGATTCGCGCTGCCACGCCGGCGATCTCACGCAGCTCGTTGGAGAGCGAGACTTCCAGCGTCGGTTCGATCATTCTTCCCGCAGCGAGCGGAGAAGGTAGTCGGTCAGCGGCTTGGCGAGATAGCTGATGGGCGAACGGTCTCCGGTCTGTACGTGGATCTCCACCGGCATGCCCGGGGTTAGCGCCAAGCCGGTGGACTCGGCAGCGCCCGCCTCGCCGCCGCCGGCCGGTCCGCCCAGAGACACCTCCACCCGGTACCACGACTGGCCGCTGTCCCGGTCGCGCAGAGCATCGGCCGACACCCGTTCGACGCGGCCGTCGAATTCCGGTGTCGTACGCGCCGGAAACGCGCTGAACCGCAACGTGGCCGCCTGCCCCGGATACACCTGGTCCACGTGGATCGGAGCGAGCCGCGCCACCGCCACCAGATCCGCACCGGCCGGGACGATGCTCAGGATCGGCTCCCCGGGACGCACCACCTCGCCCGCTGCGAACACCGTCATGCCGAACACCTCGCCGGCCACCGGTGCGCGCACCTCCAGACGGCCCAGGCGCGCGCGCACCGAGGCGAGCTGTTTCCGGACCTCGTTCTCCTTCGCCTGCACCTCGCGCGCCCGTTCCTCCGCCTCCTCGGTGCGCGTGGCATCGATCTGCAGAATCTGGATCTCGTGCTCCGCTATTCGTCCCCGCGTGCGCGCGATCGCCGCCGTGTTCGCACCCGCCAATCCCCGCAGGTTCACGGCCGTACGCTCCATCGCAAGCAGCGCGCCGCGGTCCAGCGCCCCCTGCTCGAACAGCCGGCGCCTGGCGGTGAGTTCCTCGCCGAGCAACTCGCTCTGCTGCTCCAATGACACGACGCGCGCCCGCAGCCCCGCGATCTCCTGCCGCGCCTGCCCAATCCGCTCGCGCAGTTGCGCTACCTCGCCGGTGCGGGCATCGATGCGCGCCCGGAACAACCGCTGCTGTCCCGACAGGATTTCCGCCACCTCCGGCTCCGCCCTCCCCAATGCGGCCAGCTCCTCGTCCCAGATCACCGCATCGGCGCCGCGGAACTCCGCCTCCAGCC
Coding sequences:
- a CDS encoding carbohydrate ABC transporter permease translates to MIADQHDRRDPQSAARRGIRLSHGDRVYSLFNHLFLAFALLIVLYPLVYIVSSSFSSVKAVLSGHVWLWPVDLSLDGYRAVINYSKTWIGYANTLVYTVAGTAINVVLTILAAYPLSRRDMAGRGFIMFLMTFTLLFHGGLIPVYVLIQKLGIMNTRWAMLLPSAMAVWNVIITRTYYQSYVPSELLEAAKIDGASDFSFVWRVVIPLSGAITAVNVLFYAVGHWNSYFPALLYLHDQNLFPLQLFLRQVLIINDIDTDMMQDLDAALIDEGRLGLMELIKFAIIIVASVPVLCIYPFVQKHFIKGVMIGSLKG
- a CDS encoding ABC transporter permease subunit, with the translated sequence MAEPLAGRRPLAARLRKTLAHNWQLYVLVALPLVYLVVFHYFPMYGAQLAFKKYRAALGIWGSEWIGFDHFVAFFKSFQFQRIVRNTISISAYSLVAGFPVPIILAIALNNSQARGFKKTVQLVTYAPHFISTVVMCGMIIQFLSPNVGIVNKFIAAFGLQPIGFMGRPEWFQTIYVFSGIWQQAGYASIIFLAALASVSPELHEAAIVDGAGMLQRNWHIDLPAIMPTAIILLILNVGNLMSVGFEKVFLLQNTMNLETSEVIQTFVYKRGIAWQPPNFSYAAAVGLFNSVVNLVLLVAVNALARRVSGTSLW
- a CDS encoding amidase, translated to MGDVDLCLRSATELAALVRSRELRAAELLAAHLEQIERLNPRVNAICTLDAEGAAAAAARVDEELAAGAEPGPLAGLPVAVKDLVDVAGLPTTRGSPLYRDAVAEHDDLMVARMRAAGAVIVGKSNVPEFGAGSHTFNTVFGVTRNPYDLARSAGGSSGGGAAALASGMVALADGSDYGGSIRNPPNFNSVVGLRTTPGRVPRVPAGAAPGGDPWETLSVTGPMGRTVADAALLLSVIAGPDRRDPISILEPGAPFAHVAARDLTGCRVAYSRDLGMLPVEPAVTDAIDRAIPLLVDLGCIVEETHPDLSGGAEAFDTIRALRFAADHAATLRDHRDQLKDTVIWNIERGLALTTDQVVRAHQLRAEQFMRMSAFLERFEVLILPVSQVLPFPVEVDWPRSVNGVPMATYIDWMQSCSLITMTSHPALSLPCGFTPEGLPVGAQIVGRYRGEADLLAFAAAWEAALAVSSRRPTLASLDSLFGTDRGRIKVVGDIIEPIDVEWEALREDAGDAGA
- a CDS encoding homocysteine S-methyltransferase family protein, coding for MTGSSTGSPPAPAAVRQSLLEAITERVLLADGAMGTQLQQAGLEPGGCGEIWNVDNPDPVLAIQRAYVEAGSDCLLTNTFGACRIMLERHSFDDRVAQINARGVAVARAAFAGRPGFVIGDIGPFGGLMEPYGDIAQDAVRDAFREQAAALVDAGADAIIVETQTSLEEIGLGIAAAREAGAPCVIGSMAFDLNRNGKDVRTMMGVTVEQAAEVLQEAGADILAINCGTGIGMAWAARILARYRCASDLPLMAKPNNGLPELVDMEVVYRQTPEEMLVGLDDVLAAGARIVGGCCGTTAVHIRRLRAALDARTA
- a CDS encoding aminotransferase class I/II-fold pyridoxal phosphate-dependent enzyme is translated as MEQWSPAGGAPPFTRLVASLDAANPFVGPEALERSTGHRFRARVGANESAFGMSPRARAAAAGALERLSWYGDPENHDLRADLAAHHGVGADQVLVGAGIDDLLALVVRAFAADGGRAAMPRGSYATFAYHAATFGVALATAPYRADDHVDLAALAAQARASEADRRRAAAGAGGGGATVVYLANPDNPSGTWQPDAAVREFLADLPANCIVVLDEAYVDYAPTAPARRLLTGDARVVTMRTFSKAHGMAGARVAYAVGAAKVCAGLDRLRLQFGVSRVAQEAARAALADQAFVSEVARRVAAGRDAYHQLGRALGVPTVPSATNFVCFDLGSRPRAEAVMAALIARGVFVRKPPAPPLDRCIRLTVGTAEELEIVAVELREVLNEVPDRPEGGRPEG
- a CDS encoding ATP-binding protein; the protein is MIEPTLEVSLSNELREIAGVAARIDQFCAAHELTPGVSYALNLSIDEILTNTISYGYDDDGPHRIEVIVSLEEDALAVVIVDDSMPFDLGLAPERDLDLSLEDTALGGLGLYLVHQMMDGVDYRREGGCNVVTLIKKVRGEGGRDAGTDG
- a CDS encoding HlyD family type I secretion periplasmic adaptor subunit; translation: MLGFGALAMLVVGVIGWSVFARISGAVIVSGWVASESRNQRVEHVDGGTVRDVLVRDGDAVAAGAVLLRLDDVLARSEEAILQAQYAELVAQRNRLEAEFRGADAVIWDEELAALGRAEPEVAEILSGQQRLFRARIDARTGEVAQLRERIGQARQEIAGLRARVVSLEQQSELLGEELTARRRLFEQGALDRGALLAMERTAVNLRGLAGANTAAIARTRGRIAEHEIQILQIDATRTEEAEERAREVQAKENEVRKQLASVRARLGRLEVRAPVAGEVFGMTVFAAGEVVRPGEPILSIVPAGADLVAVARLAPIHVDQVYPGQAATLRFSAFPARTTPEFDGRVERVSADALRDRDSGQSWYRVEVSLGGPAGGGEAGAAESTGLALTPGMPVEIHVQTGDRSPISYLAKPLTDYLLRSLREE